A region from the Cystobacter ferrugineus genome encodes:
- a CDS encoding BMP family ABC transporter substrate-binding protein, translating to MKSPALWLVLLALSLAGSARAEDAKLKACFVYVGPVGDIGWSHAHDEARKLTMKALPWLETQYVESVPEGQALPVIDRLVKGGCQVVFTTSFGFMDQTLEAARKYPKVVFAHATGFKRAPNMATYMADFYQIYYLNGLMAGALTKTGKVGYVGAFPIPELKRHISAFAMGVRAVNPQATVNVKWISAWVSPVKAREAAEALMAEGNDVLAFTEDTATVVQVAGRKKVPSFAHYSPMQRFAPDFVVSGQLVHWEKIYIDFLSKVRNGTYAPGKLQEVDYWWLLREGAVEMGGQPGVPINPKFVDALKKAQMTVGGKQVSVHDRVQELLKDMSSSKPGFDPFTGPLQDRHGATRVPAGKTLTKEELNQMQWVAPGVTGPVADEPK from the coding sequence ATGAAGTCACCTGCGCTGTGGTTGGTATTGCTGGCGTTGAGTCTGGCGGGCTCGGCGCGAGCGGAGGATGCGAAACTCAAGGCCTGCTTCGTCTACGTGGGGCCCGTGGGAGACATTGGCTGGAGCCATGCGCACGACGAGGCGCGCAAGCTGACCATGAAGGCGCTGCCGTGGTTGGAGACCCAGTACGTGGAGTCCGTGCCCGAGGGCCAGGCGCTGCCCGTCATCGATCGGCTGGTGAAGGGCGGCTGCCAGGTGGTGTTCACCACGAGCTTCGGCTTCATGGATCAGACGCTCGAGGCGGCCAGGAAGTACCCGAAGGTGGTGTTCGCGCACGCCACGGGCTTCAAGCGGGCGCCCAACATGGCCACCTACATGGCCGACTTCTATCAAATCTACTACCTCAACGGTCTGATGGCGGGGGCGCTGACGAAGACCGGCAAGGTAGGCTACGTGGGCGCCTTCCCCATTCCCGAGCTGAAGCGTCACATCTCCGCGTTCGCAATGGGCGTGCGGGCGGTGAATCCCCAGGCCACGGTGAACGTGAAGTGGATCAGCGCCTGGGTGAGCCCGGTGAAGGCTCGCGAGGCGGCCGAGGCGCTGATGGCCGAGGGCAATGACGTGCTGGCCTTCACCGAGGACACGGCCACGGTGGTGCAGGTGGCGGGGCGCAAGAAGGTGCCGTCCTTCGCGCACTACTCGCCCATGCAGCGCTTCGCGCCGGACTTCGTGGTGTCAGGACAACTGGTGCACTGGGAGAAGATCTACATCGACTTCCTGAGCAAGGTGCGCAACGGCACGTACGCGCCGGGCAAGCTCCAGGAGGTGGACTACTGGTGGCTGCTGCGCGAGGGCGCGGTGGAGATGGGCGGCCAGCCGGGAGTGCCCATCAATCCCAAGTTCGTGGACGCGCTGAAGAAGGCGCAGATGACAGTGGGCGGCAAGCAGGTGTCCGTGCATGACCGGGTGCAGGAGCTGCTCAAGGACATGTCCTCGAGCAAGCCCGGCTTCGATCCCTTCACGGGCCCGCTCCAGGATCGCCACGGCGCCACGCGCGTGCCCGCGGGCAAGACGCTGACGAAGGAGGAGCTCAACCAGATGCAGTGGGTGGCCCCCGGCGTCACCGGCCCGGTGGCCGACGAGCCCAAATAG
- a CDS encoding ABC transporter permease, translated as MIDEMLQALLRALSFGTPLLLACLGTLVNERAGVVNLGVEGMMALGALTAFSVATETESLWLAVALSLVAGALAALLHGFVTLTLRANAYVSGLALTMLGLGVSGLLGNRYEGAILLEPAPELPFTVAAGVLAVGLWAFLYATRPGLVLRSVGENPAAADVLGVSVGGVRYLAVAFGGALAGLAGAFLSLAYRPAWTDGMTAGLGWIAVALVIFVGWSPLRAVLGSLFFGLLYYLQFRLQDQSRVPTELFAAMPYLLVVGVLALAGLRRTQGSAPAALGKPYHRGER; from the coding sequence ATGATCGACGAAATGCTCCAGGCGCTGCTCCGGGCGCTCTCCTTTGGCACGCCGCTGCTGCTGGCGTGTCTGGGCACGCTCGTCAACGAGCGGGCGGGCGTGGTGAACCTGGGCGTGGAGGGGATGATGGCGCTGGGGGCCCTGACGGCCTTCAGCGTGGCGACGGAGACGGAGTCGCTTTGGCTCGCGGTGGCGCTGTCCCTGGTGGCCGGAGCGCTGGCGGCGCTGCTGCATGGGTTCGTGACGCTCACGCTGCGCGCCAACGCCTACGTGTCCGGGCTGGCGCTGACGATGCTGGGGCTGGGCGTGTCGGGGCTGCTGGGCAACCGCTACGAGGGCGCCATCCTCCTGGAGCCCGCGCCCGAGCTGCCCTTCACCGTGGCGGCGGGAGTGCTGGCCGTGGGCCTCTGGGCCTTCCTGTACGCCACGCGGCCGGGGCTGGTGCTGCGCTCGGTGGGAGAGAACCCGGCGGCGGCGGACGTGCTGGGCGTGAGCGTGGGCGGGGTGCGCTACCTGGCGGTGGCCTTCGGCGGAGCGCTGGCGGGACTGGCCGGCGCGTTCCTGTCACTGGCCTACCGTCCCGCGTGGACGGACGGCATGACGGCGGGCCTGGGGTGGATCGCCGTGGCCCTGGTCATCTTCGTGGGGTGGAGCCCCCTGCGCGCGGTGCTCGGCTCCCTCTTCTTCGGACTGCTCTACTACCTGCAGTTCCGGCTCCAGGATCAGAGCCGGGTGCCCACCGAGCTCTTCGCGGCCATGCCCTACCTGCTCGTCGTGGGGGTGCTGGCGCTCGCGGGGTTGCGACGCACCCAGGGCTCGGCGCCGGCGGCGCTGGGCAAACCCTATCATCGGGGCGAGCGGTAA
- a CDS encoding ABC transporter permease — MIRLEQEPRPRRAKVLGVYLGMGVVAFALTGGVFAAYGVSPWEVYRALLEGTLGERQGLAEVLRRTLPLLLIGGGLTLAFRVGFFNIGAEGQLLMGAVGGTAVALFLPPGALSLPLMFLAGAVTGGLWALPAAWLRSRVDVNEILTTLMLNAVASSFVLYLVSGPWRGEQVQGYTYTDAFPDAASLPVLGETLVHWPTGVLGVVVALALQVLLTRTSLGYALRVVGASPRAARYAGLPTQRVVLLTGLLSGGAAGLAGVGEVAGIHHRLLDPTQLSLGYGFTAIIVAWLARGHPALVLLTAPLMGVILAGGDLLKISFNMPFRVIDVFSGVLLFCLISGEALARYRVRWGR; from the coding sequence GTGATCCGCCTGGAACAGGAGCCCCGGCCCCGCCGGGCGAAGGTGCTCGGGGTGTACCTGGGCATGGGCGTGGTCGCGTTCGCGCTGACCGGAGGCGTCTTCGCGGCGTATGGCGTGAGCCCGTGGGAAGTCTACCGCGCGCTGCTGGAGGGCACGCTGGGCGAGCGCCAGGGGCTGGCCGAGGTCCTGCGCCGCACCCTTCCCCTGCTGCTCATTGGTGGCGGGCTCACCCTGGCCTTCCGCGTGGGGTTCTTCAACATCGGCGCGGAGGGGCAGCTCCTGATGGGCGCGGTGGGGGGCACGGCCGTCGCGCTCTTCCTGCCGCCGGGGGCGCTGAGCCTGCCCCTCATGTTCCTCGCGGGCGCGGTGACCGGAGGGCTGTGGGCACTGCCCGCCGCGTGGCTGCGCTCGCGCGTGGACGTGAACGAGATCCTCACCACGTTGATGTTGAACGCGGTGGCCAGCTCCTTCGTGCTCTACCTCGTCAGTGGCCCGTGGCGGGGAGAGCAGGTGCAGGGCTACACCTATACCGACGCCTTCCCGGACGCGGCCTCGCTCCCGGTGCTGGGGGAGACGTTGGTGCACTGGCCCACGGGGGTGCTCGGGGTGGTGGTCGCGCTGGCCTTGCAGGTGCTGCTGACGCGGACGTCCCTCGGCTACGCGCTGCGCGTGGTGGGGGCGAGCCCCCGGGCGGCGCGCTACGCGGGCCTGCCCACGCAGCGGGTGGTACTGCTCACCGGCCTGCTCTCGGGCGGAGCCGCGGGGCTGGCGGGCGTGGGCGAGGTGGCCGGCATCCATCACCGGCTGTTGGATCCCACCCAGCTCTCGCTCGGCTATGGCTTCACCGCCATCATCGTGGCGTGGCTGGCCCGGGGTCACCCAGCGCTGGTGCTGCTCACCGCGCCCCTCATGGGCGTCATCCTCGCGGGAGGAGATCTGCTCAAGATCAGCTTCAACATGCCCTTCCGGGTCATCGACGTCTTCAGTGGAGTGTTGTTGTTCTGCCTCATCTCTGGCGAGGCCCTGGCGCGCTACCGCGTGAGGTGGGGACGATGA
- a CDS encoding ABC transporter ATP-binding protein, whose translation MNPTRAPVRCGKLAARMETSPPLLRLSNITRSFPGVVANDHVSLDLHAGEVHALLGENGAGKTTLMNILYGLDAPDSGEILVDGRPVRMGSPAQALRRGIALVPQHPLLVERHTVAENLALGLRGGWLMTRRRLRATLHERLAGQPLPMDLDTRVENLSAGEKQRLEILRALLRGVRVLILDEPTSVLTPQEVEPLFQQLAQLKSQGVGILFISHKLDEVLAHSDRITVLRAGRKVGEASARETTREQLVKLMLGREAVPRPRLAPPRPGVRLEVQGLEVRSDRGTRAVKNIHFSLAPGEILGIAGVAGSGQHELVEALTGLRPYQGQVRFEGQPPRATSPAELFTQGVAHVPEERAAGTVPSLSVAENLALRTWNTALRRGPWLDRARMEREALDIIQTYGIATPGPRTPLRLLSGGNIQRAVIARELAGSPRLLIAVHPTYGVDIGATERVHRLLIERAQEGMSVLLVTEDLEELFTLSHRVAALYQGELRGPWPASEVDVERLGRMMTQATEGAA comes from the coding sequence GTGAACCCGACCCGCGCGCCCGTGCGCTGTGGCAAGCTCGCGGCCCGCATGGAGACGTCCCCCCCGCTCCTCCGGTTGTCGAACATCACCCGAAGCTTTCCCGGCGTCGTCGCCAACGACCACGTCAGCCTCGACCTCCACGCGGGCGAGGTGCATGCCCTGCTGGGCGAGAACGGCGCGGGAAAGACGACGTTGATGAACATCCTCTACGGTCTGGATGCACCGGACTCGGGGGAGATCCTCGTCGACGGGCGCCCCGTGCGCATGGGCTCTCCCGCCCAGGCGTTGCGACGGGGAATCGCCCTGGTGCCGCAACATCCCCTGCTCGTGGAGCGCCACACCGTGGCGGAGAACCTGGCGCTCGGTCTGCGCGGCGGCTGGTTGATGACCCGGCGCCGGCTGCGGGCCACCCTGCACGAGCGGCTCGCCGGCCAGCCCCTCCCGATGGACCTCGACACCCGGGTGGAGAACCTCTCCGCCGGAGAGAAGCAGCGGCTGGAGATCCTCCGCGCGCTGCTGCGAGGCGTCCGCGTCCTCATCCTGGACGAGCCCACCAGCGTGCTCACCCCCCAGGAGGTGGAGCCGCTCTTCCAGCAGCTCGCCCAGCTCAAGAGCCAGGGCGTGGGCATCCTCTTCATCAGCCACAAGCTGGATGAGGTGCTCGCGCACTCGGATCGCATCACCGTGCTGCGCGCGGGCCGCAAGGTGGGCGAGGCATCCGCGCGGGAAACGACGCGGGAGCAGTTGGTGAAGTTGATGCTGGGTCGCGAGGCGGTGCCCCGGCCCCGGCTCGCTCCTCCCCGGCCGGGCGTGCGGCTGGAGGTCCAGGGCCTGGAGGTCCGCTCGGATCGCGGGACGCGAGCGGTGAAGAACATCCACTTCTCGCTGGCACCCGGGGAGATCCTCGGCATCGCGGGAGTCGCGGGCAGTGGCCAGCACGAGCTCGTGGAGGCGCTCACGGGCCTGCGGCCCTACCAGGGGCAGGTGCGCTTCGAGGGACAACCCCCGCGAGCGACGTCCCCGGCGGAGCTGTTCACCCAGGGCGTGGCCCATGTCCCCGAGGAGCGCGCCGCCGGCACGGTGCCCTCGCTGAGCGTGGCGGAGAACCTCGCCCTGCGCACGTGGAACACGGCGCTGCGGCGCGGTCCCTGGCTGGACCGGGCGCGCATGGAACGCGAGGCGCTCGACATCATCCAGACGTATGGCATCGCCACGCCGGGCCCGCGCACCCCGCTGCGGTTGCTGTCCGGAGGCAACATCCAGCGCGCGGTGATTGCCCGGGAGCTGGCGGGCTCGCCCCGGTTGCTCATCGCGGTCCATCCCACCTACGGGGTGGACATCGGGGCCACCGAGCGGGTGCACCGGCTGCTCATCGAGCGGGCCCAGGAAGGCATGTCCGTGCTGCTGGTGACGGAGGATCTCGAGGAGCTGTTCACGCTCTCGCACCGCGTGGCCGCGCTCTACCAGGGCGAGCTGCGGGGGCCCTGGCCCGCGAGCGAGGTGGACGTGGAGCGGCTCGGGCGGATGATGACGCAGGCGACGGAGGGCGCGGCGTGA
- a CDS encoding VWA domain-containing protein codes for MKTSDEERLERWRLVLGQPAQESLGVSLGETEKRMDRTLEALYDSERKAGLGASSPQVARWLGDIREYFPAPVVRVMQGDAMARLGLTEMLLQPEMLEAVEPDVQLVATLLSLRKVIPQKTKETARRVVRKVVDELERRLRAPTERAVRGALSRASRTRRPRAAEIDWDRTLRANLGNYLPERKSVVVDKLVGHGRKRSSLRDVVLCIDQSGSMAASVVYSSIFGAVLASLRAVSTKMVLFDTAVVDLSEQLSDPVDLLFGTQLGGGTDIDQALGYCQQIITRPAQTILVLVTDLYEGGNAQRMLQRAAALVQSGVTVVCLLALSDQGTPSHDPHHAAHFAALGIPTFACTPDLFPELMAAALQRNDLRAWASRQELQVARPE; via the coding sequence ATGAAAACCTCGGATGAAGAGCGGCTGGAGCGCTGGCGGCTGGTGTTGGGGCAGCCGGCGCAGGAATCGCTGGGGGTGTCGCTGGGGGAGACCGAGAAGCGCATGGATCGCACCCTCGAGGCGCTGTACGACTCCGAGCGCAAGGCGGGACTCGGCGCGTCCTCGCCGCAGGTGGCGCGCTGGCTGGGGGACATCCGCGAGTACTTCCCCGCGCCCGTGGTGCGCGTCATGCAGGGGGATGCGATGGCGCGGCTCGGGCTGACGGAGATGTTGCTCCAGCCGGAGATGCTGGAGGCGGTGGAGCCGGACGTGCAGCTCGTGGCCACGCTCTTGTCCTTGCGCAAGGTCATCCCCCAGAAGACGAAGGAGACGGCGCGCCGGGTGGTGCGCAAGGTGGTGGACGAGCTGGAGCGGCGGCTGAGGGCCCCCACCGAGCGGGCCGTGCGGGGAGCGCTGTCACGGGCGTCGCGCACGCGCCGGCCGAGGGCCGCGGAGATCGACTGGGACCGGACGCTGCGGGCCAACCTGGGCAACTACCTGCCCGAGCGCAAGAGCGTGGTGGTGGACAAGCTGGTGGGCCACGGGCGCAAGCGCTCGAGCCTGCGGGACGTGGTGCTGTGCATCGACCAGAGCGGCTCGATGGCGGCGTCGGTCGTCTACTCGAGCATCTTCGGCGCGGTGCTCGCGTCCCTGCGGGCGGTGTCCACGAAGATGGTGCTCTTCGACACGGCGGTGGTGGACCTGAGCGAGCAGTTGTCGGATCCGGTGGATCTGCTGTTCGGCACCCAGCTCGGAGGGGGCACGGACATCGACCAGGCACTCGGGTACTGTCAGCAGATCATCACCCGCCCGGCGCAGACCATCCTCGTGCTCGTCACGGATTTGTATGAGGGGGGTAATGCGCAGCGGATGCTTCAGCGGGCCGCCGCGCTCGTCCAGAGCGGCGTAACGGTCGTGTGTCTGCTCGCGTTGAGCGATCAGGGCACGCCCTCGCATGACCCGCATCACGCCGCGCACTTCGCGGCGCTGGGCATCCCCACCTTCGCATGCACGCCGGACCTGTTCCCGGAACTCATGGCCGCGGCCCTTCAGCGCAACGACTTGCGCGCCTGGGCCTCACGGCAGGAACTCCAGGTGGCCCGCCCGGAGTAA